The Aeromicrobium senzhongii genome includes a window with the following:
- a CDS encoding ABC transporter permease translates to MQTIEKPATAPDPQRRATPDAPRRRPLIPGGEGHQLLWMLLAAVVAVMVLMPLIPLQLRAWENDADGMRRLTEMEGVVEVLRTTVFLGFGGLVVGLLMGTILALCTYSMTPRLRSVLEFLPVLPMIIPAVAHVVGFVFLFSPENGYVNSFLRWTPFFDGTTGPINVYTLPWIIFYTGTHLAAFVYMFVYTGLRNLGSDYTLAARVNGAGGLRALFTITLPLLRPSFIYAGVVVLLLSLGQFTGPLILGRREGVDVVTTEMYELSAEYPVDYGLASALGTPLIILAIVLVVLQRRMLGNQNRFVGQGTATVDNRMLSPLVSALSGFVVSAYVLVAAVLPILAIAFVAFSPFWSGNLDFSVLTGQNVSDVLADEKVRQSIVTTLVVSVLGVLLVLPVGMLVALGIYNKDRLWRPLGSVLDIVANLPLTVPAALLGFGFLFAFSNPAIGIYGTKASLILAYVTIMIPYAVRYQLATLVSLGRQTLEASQVSGAHPLRTFFQITLPLSRTGIVTSAAMMFVLLTHEFGVSLLLRAPDVNVMSVVLYDQYASGSYPRVAVIALIMTVMTAVGVAAAMFFGGRKALEKL, encoded by the coding sequence ATGCAGACGATCGAGAAGCCGGCCACCGCGCCGGACCCGCAGCGCCGGGCCACGCCCGACGCGCCGCGACGCCGTCCCCTCATTCCCGGGGGTGAGGGACACCAGCTGCTGTGGATGCTGCTCGCCGCCGTCGTGGCGGTGATGGTGCTGATGCCACTGATCCCGCTGCAGTTGCGTGCCTGGGAGAACGACGCCGACGGCATGCGTCGCCTGACCGAGATGGAAGGGGTCGTCGAGGTCCTCCGCACCACGGTGTTCCTCGGCTTCGGCGGCCTGGTCGTCGGCCTCCTGATGGGCACGATCCTGGCGCTGTGCACCTACTCCATGACGCCGCGGCTGCGCTCCGTGCTGGAGTTCTTGCCGGTACTGCCGATGATCATCCCCGCGGTGGCGCACGTGGTGGGATTCGTCTTCCTGTTCTCGCCCGAGAACGGCTACGTGAACTCGTTCCTGCGCTGGACTCCGTTCTTCGACGGCACCACCGGGCCGATCAACGTCTACACGCTGCCGTGGATCATCTTCTACACCGGCACGCACCTGGCGGCCTTCGTCTACATGTTCGTGTACACCGGCCTGCGCAACCTGGGCTCCGACTACACCCTCGCGGCCCGGGTCAACGGCGCCGGGGGCCTCCGCGCGTTGTTCACGATCACGTTGCCGTTGCTGCGACCGAGCTTCATCTACGCCGGCGTCGTGGTCCTGCTGCTGTCGCTGGGCCAGTTCACCGGCCCGCTGATCCTGGGCCGGCGCGAGGGGGTGGACGTCGTCACGACCGAGATGTACGAGCTCAGCGCCGAGTACCCGGTGGACTACGGCCTGGCCTCCGCCCTGGGCACGCCGCTCATCATCTTGGCCATCGTGTTGGTCGTGCTGCAGCGGCGCATGCTCGGCAACCAGAACCGCTTCGTCGGCCAGGGCACCGCGACCGTCGACAACCGGATGCTCAGTCCGCTCGTCAGCGCCCTCTCGGGCTTCGTCGTCAGCGCCTACGTGCTGGTGGCCGCGGTCCTGCCGATCCTGGCGATCGCCTTCGTCGCGTTCTCGCCGTTCTGGAGTGGCAACCTCGACTTCAGCGTGCTCACGGGGCAGAACGTCAGTGACGTGCTGGCGGACGAGAAGGTGCGCCAGTCGATCGTGACGACGCTCGTGGTGTCCGTGCTGGGCGTGCTGCTGGTGTTGCCGGTCGGCATGCTCGTGGCCCTGGGCATCTACAACAAGGACAGGCTGTGGAGGCCGCTGGGTTCGGTCCTCGACATCGTGGCCAACCTGCCGCTGACCGTGCCGGCCGCGCTGCTGGGCTTCGGCTTCCTGTTCGCGTTCTCCAACCCCGCGATCGGTATCTACGGCACGAAGGCGAGCCTGATCCTGGCCTACGTGACGATCATGATCCCGTACGCCGTGCGCTACCAGCTGGCGACTCTCGTGTCGCTGGGCCGGCAGACGCTGGAGGCCTCCCAGGTCAGTGGCGCCCACCCGCTGCGGACGTTCTTCCAGATCACGCTGCCGCTCTCGCGGACGGGCATCGTCACGTCGGCGGCGATGATGTTCGTGCTGCTGACCCACGAGTTCGGTGTGTCGCTGCTGCTGCGGGCTCCGGACGTGAACGTGATGTCGGTCGTCCTGTACGACCAGTACGCCAGCGGCTCGTACCCGCGGGTCGCGGTGATCGCGCTCATCATGACGGTCATGACGGCAGTCGGCGTGGCGGCGGCCATGTTCTTCGGTGGCCGCAAGGCGCTCGAGAAGCTCTGA
- a CDS encoding ABC transporter ATP-binding protein, whose amino-acid sequence MQVRITNLNKTFQRNKESVHVLHDISLEVEEGELLVLLGPSGCGKTTLLRCLVGLEKPGEGRIELGERTVVDAERRVFVQPNRRDVAMVFQNYALWPHMKVAANVAYPLKARRMKDEIKRGRVQEVLDVVQCGHLADRYPPELSGGQQQRISLARALAPRPALLLLDEPLSNLDALLRIDLRAQLRLLHREIGFTGVYVTHDQEEALALGTRVAVMKEGRFEQIGKPGEVYHRPATEYVADFLGARNRMALEVAADGTATINGVPVPGFVRPGFTGSYALRMRDGDLTVRPAGATTVDDRRHWVAGARLLEVLPAGDHAEHVVVMGDSTLFVDVPAALGELEPDQDVEIGLDPDHVLCYDVDGRLVDDWAAIR is encoded by the coding sequence GTGCAGGTCAGGATCACCAATCTCAACAAGACGTTCCAGCGCAATAAGGAGTCCGTGCACGTCCTGCACGACATCAGCCTGGAGGTCGAGGAGGGTGAGCTGCTCGTTCTGCTGGGCCCCAGCGGCTGCGGGAAGACGACCCTGCTGCGCTGCCTGGTCGGACTCGAGAAGCCGGGCGAGGGCCGCATCGAACTCGGTGAGCGCACGGTGGTCGACGCCGAGCGCCGCGTGTTCGTCCAGCCCAACCGTCGCGACGTCGCGATGGTGTTCCAGAACTACGCGCTGTGGCCGCACATGAAGGTGGCCGCGAACGTCGCCTACCCGCTGAAGGCACGGCGCATGAAGGACGAGATCAAGCGAGGTCGCGTCCAGGAGGTCCTCGACGTCGTCCAGTGTGGGCACCTCGCCGACCGCTACCCGCCCGAGCTGAGCGGCGGCCAGCAGCAGCGCATCTCGCTGGCTCGCGCCCTCGCGCCGCGGCCGGCCCTGCTGCTGCTCGACGAGCCGCTCAGCAACCTCGATGCCTTGCTGCGCATCGACCTGCGGGCCCAGCTGCGCCTGCTGCACCGGGAGATCGGCTTCACGGGGGTCTACGTCACGCACGACCAGGAGGAGGCGCTCGCGTTGGGCACCCGGGTCGCCGTGATGAAGGAGGGCCGGTTCGAGCAGATCGGGAAGCCGGGAGAGGTCTACCACCGCCCGGCGACCGAGTACGTGGCCGACTTCCTCGGGGCGCGCAACCGCATGGCGCTCGAGGTGGCGGCGGACGGCACGGCGACGATCAACGGCGTTCCCGTGCCCGGCTTCGTCCGGCCCGGCTTCACCGGCAGTTACGCCCTGCGGATGCGTGACGGCGACCTGACGGTCCGTCCCGCGGGCGCCACGACCGTGGACGATCGTCGGCACTGGGTCGCCGGCGCACGTCTGCTCGAGGTGCTCCCCGCCGGCGACCACGCCGAGCACGTCGTGGTGATGGGCGACTCGACGCTGTTCGTCGACGTCCCCGCCGCCCTGGGGGAGCTCGAGCCCGACCAGGACGTCGAGATCGGTCTCGATCCCGACCACGTCCTTTGCTACGACGTCGACGGCCGCCTGGTCGACGACTGGGCCGCGATCCGCTGA
- a CDS encoding universal stress protein: MSRTIVTGVDGSETAAKAAHTAAELAQALDAQLYVLSAYGKYHADTFNSGEEEIVFSTAKDAEHTAEGTVAQLRHDFPGLRIVAAPAEGKPGDALVKAAQRLQADLIVVGNKRVQGLARVLGSVARDVAAQAPCDVYVAHTHDR; this comes from the coding sequence ATGAGCAGGACGATCGTCACCGGCGTGGACGGCAGCGAGACCGCGGCCAAGGCGGCACACACCGCCGCAGAGCTCGCCCAGGCGCTCGATGCGCAGCTCTACGTCCTGAGCGCGTACGGCAAGTACCACGCGGACACCTTCAACAGTGGCGAGGAGGAGATCGTCTTCAGCACGGCGAAGGACGCCGAGCACACGGCGGAGGGCACCGTCGCTCAGCTCCGGCACGACTTCCCCGGCCTGCGCATCGTCGCCGCTCCGGCCGAGGGAAAGCCCGGTGACGCCCTCGTCAAGGCGGCCCAGCGACTGCAGGCCGATCTCATCGTCGTGGGCAACAAGCGGGTGCAGGGCCTCGCCCGGGTGCTGGGGAGCGTTGCCCGAGACGTGGCCGCGCAGGCACCCTGCGACGTCTATGTCGCCCACACGCACGATCGCTGA
- a CDS encoding acyl-CoA thioesterase encodes MAQPSWTQIAQLPTPHRHTVDASHIDHNGHMNVVHHFTAQVAGVREALAAVGVTEDYVATRRLGTFAAEHHLSYLGELRLGDRYSVRTRFLGRRDKVAHLAAFLTNDTAEQLANVLEVISVHVDLGTRRATAFPADVGAQIDAAIESGDALGWTFEPRLGLRP; translated from the coding sequence ATGGCGCAACCGTCCTGGACGCAGATCGCCCAGCTCCCGACTCCGCACCGCCACACCGTCGACGCCTCACACATCGACCACAACGGGCACATGAACGTCGTGCACCACTTCACCGCACAGGTGGCGGGGGTCCGCGAGGCGCTGGCCGCGGTCGGGGTGACCGAAGACTATGTCGCCACGCGCCGGCTGGGGACGTTCGCAGCCGAGCACCATCTGAGCTACCTCGGCGAGCTGCGGCTCGGCGACCGGTACTCGGTGCGCACGCGCTTCCTGGGACGACGGGACAAGGTCGCTCACCTCGCGGCCTTCCTCACCAACGACACCGCCGAACAGCTGGCGAACGTCCTCGAGGTGATCTCGGTGCACGTCGACCTCGGGACTCGTCGGGCCACGGCGTTCCCCGCCGACGTCGGCGCGCAGATCGACGCCGCCATCGAGTCGGGTGACGCCCTGGGATGGACGTTCGAGCCCCGGCTCGGGCTGCGCCCCTGA
- a CDS encoding acetate--CoA ligase family protein — protein sequence MTGDLVQLLFDPRSIVVYGASSDPEKLSGRPLDYLKRLGYAGQLYAVNPRRDVVQGVPAHADVNDVPGPVDLAVIVVPADKVPEAIERCAAAGVGAATVFASGFSEAPDGVGVAAQERIAAAVRESGMRVIGPNCLGTFSLHQRAFATFSTAFDVPGDLPDSPIALASQSGAVGTFTYSAMTALGLGVRYFANTGNEVDVSVVEVLDALVDRDDVEVLLGHLEGFTDPAALDRLAARAAGAGKPLVLLKSGRTPVGDRAIAAHTGSRGGDDAQFDEILAHHRAVRAQSMEEMTDLALLFASGRRPGGRRVSVVTQSGGAGALVGDVAVDVGLEIEPWRDETRQLVAPLLPFFASTANPIDLTGALINDPSILDTTLRIACESDETDVVLVVLGNSDKAAAELVEVCVRHHRATDKPFVVAWSGGSGQARTDLIAAGVPTYAEPTRAVRAIGHLADVNVVAGEPALAG from the coding sequence GTGACCGGCGATCTCGTCCAGCTGTTGTTCGACCCGCGCAGCATCGTCGTCTACGGTGCATCCTCGGACCCGGAGAAGCTGTCCGGCCGGCCGCTGGACTACCTGAAGCGGCTGGGCTACGCGGGCCAGCTGTACGCCGTGAACCCGCGCCGTGACGTGGTCCAGGGTGTGCCGGCCCACGCCGATGTGAACGACGTGCCGGGGCCGGTCGACCTCGCGGTGATCGTCGTCCCGGCCGACAAGGTGCCCGAGGCGATCGAGCGCTGTGCCGCGGCCGGCGTCGGGGCTGCCACCGTGTTCGCCTCGGGCTTCTCCGAGGCGCCGGACGGCGTGGGCGTCGCGGCGCAGGAGCGCATCGCCGCCGCTGTCCGCGAGTCCGGGATGCGGGTGATCGGACCGAACTGCCTGGGCACGTTCTCCCTGCACCAGCGCGCCTTCGCGACGTTCTCGACGGCGTTCGACGTGCCGGGCGACCTGCCCGACTCGCCCATCGCCCTGGCGTCCCAGAGCGGTGCGGTCGGCACGTTCACGTACAGCGCCATGACGGCGTTGGGCCTGGGCGTGCGGTACTTCGCGAACACCGGCAACGAGGTGGACGTCTCGGTCGTCGAGGTCCTCGACGCCCTGGTGGACCGCGATGACGTGGAGGTCCTGCTGGGACACCTCGAGGGATTCACGGACCCGGCCGCCCTGGACCGCCTGGCGGCTCGGGCCGCAGGGGCCGGCAAGCCGCTCGTCCTGCTGAAGTCGGGCCGCACCCCGGTGGGTGATCGGGCGATCGCTGCCCACACCGGCAGCCGCGGTGGCGATGACGCGCAGTTCGACGAGATCCTCGCTCACCACCGTGCGGTGCGGGCGCAGAGCATGGAGGAGATGACCGACCTCGCGCTGCTGTTCGCGTCCGGCCGTCGTCCCGGGGGCCGTCGGGTCAGCGTCGTGACGCAGAGCGGGGGCGCCGGGGCACTGGTCGGCGACGTCGCGGTCGACGTCGGCCTCGAGATCGAACCCTGGCGTGACGAGACGCGCCAGTTGGTGGCACCGTTGCTGCCCTTCTTCGCATCCACCGCGAACCCGATCGACCTCACGGGCGCCCTGATCAACGATCCGAGCATCCTCGACACGACCCTGCGCATCGCCTGCGAGAGCGATGAGACGGACGTCGTGCTGGTCGTGCTGGGGAACTCCGACAAGGCTGCGGCCGAGCTCGTCGAGGTCTGCGTGCGCCACCACCGGGCGACGGACAAGCCCTTCGTCGTCGCCTGGTCGGGAGGATCGGGCCAGGCCCGCACCGACCTGATCGCGGCGGGGGTGCCGACGTATGCCGAGCCGACGCGCGCGGTGCGCGCCATCGGCCACCTGGCCGACGTCAACGTGGTCGCGGGCGAGCCCGCACTGGCCGGCTGA
- a CDS encoding enoyl-CoA hydratase/isomerase family protein produces the protein MIRKYQEQFSRLTFENNQPGVLEVVFNGPNLNAVDEPTHSEIPAVWPVIDQDPEVRAVVVRGEGKAFSAGGDFGLIDKQIEDYAFRMKIMRESKELYYNLVNCSKPIVSAIHGPAVGAGLVVALMADISVAAHDARIIDGHTRLGVAAGDHAVVWPLFCGMPKAKYLLLTCKEISGRDAEAAGLVSLSVPKEDLLTTAREIAGGLSEGAQEAIRWTKYSLNEWYRQNSAIFDVSLGLEFLGFGGSDVVEGVASHRERRKPVFSTEVHS, from the coding sequence GTGATCAGGAAGTACCAGGAGCAGTTCTCGCGGTTGACGTTCGAGAACAACCAGCCCGGCGTCCTCGAGGTGGTCTTCAACGGCCCGAACCTCAATGCCGTCGATGAGCCCACGCACTCGGAGATCCCCGCCGTGTGGCCCGTGATCGACCAGGACCCGGAGGTCCGCGCGGTCGTGGTGCGTGGTGAGGGCAAGGCCTTCTCCGCCGGCGGGGACTTCGGCCTGATCGACAAGCAGATCGAGGACTACGCCTTCCGCATGAAGATCATGCGCGAGTCCAAGGAGCTCTACTACAACCTCGTGAACTGCAGCAAGCCGATCGTCTCCGCGATCCATGGCCCTGCGGTCGGCGCCGGACTGGTCGTCGCGCTCATGGCCGACATCTCGGTCGCCGCGCACGACGCCCGCATCATCGACGGCCACACCCGCCTGGGTGTCGCGGCCGGCGACCACGCGGTGGTGTGGCCCCTCTTCTGCGGCATGCCGAAGGCGAAGTACCTGCTGCTCACCTGCAAGGAGATCTCCGGGCGCGACGCGGAGGCGGCCGGCCTGGTCTCGCTCTCGGTGCCGAAGGAGGACCTGCTCACGACGGCCCGCGAGATCGCCGGCGGACTCAGCGAGGGCGCCCAGGAGGCGATCCGCTGGACGAAGTACTCGCTCAACGAGTGGTACCGCCAGAACAGCGCGATCTTCGACGTCTCGCTCGGGCTGGAGTTCCTCGGCTTCGGCGGCAGTGACGTCGTCGAGGGCGTCGCCTCGCACCGCGAGCGCCGCAAGCCCGTCTTCTCGACGGAAGTCCACTCGTGA